In Thalassospira sp. ER-Se-21-Dark, one genomic interval encodes:
- the nirD gene encoding nitrite reductase small subunit NirD yields MSNNLTWVVVGPAANIPQQGARTLQTETDRIAIFRTLDDQIFALLDRCPHKQGPLAQGIVHGHFVTCPLHNMVFSLETGEAQGPDDGCAAKVECQVIDGIVRVGLTELQAGLRHAG; encoded by the coding sequence ATGAGCAACAATCTTACATGGGTAGTAGTCGGGCCCGCTGCCAACATCCCGCAGCAAGGGGCACGCACCCTGCAAACCGAAACGGATCGCATTGCGATTTTCAGAACTCTTGATGATCAGATCTTTGCATTGCTTGACCGCTGCCCGCACAAACAAGGGCCGCTGGCACAGGGCATCGTCCATGGTCATTTCGTGACCTGTCCGTTGCATAATATGGTGTTCTCGCTTGAAACCGGCGAGGCACAGGGACCCGATGACGGCTGTGCCGCCAAGGTGGAATGCCAGGTCATTGACGGGATTGTCCGTGTTGGCCTGACCGAACTGCAAGCTGGATTGCGCCATGCAGGATGA
- a CDS encoding nitrate reductase, which translates to MQDEVKTTCPYCGVGCGLIISPTRDGWAVGGDPDHPANFGRICSKGAALIDTIMAEEQRDIRLLEPEVDGKQVSWNDAIGETAKRLRDTIDQHGPKSVAFYVSGQLLTEDYYVANKLIKGFIGSPHIDTNSRLCMASTVVGHKRAFGADVVPGCYEDLEIADLVILTGSNLAWCHPVLNQRLRTAKEKHGTKIVVIDPRRTASCDIADLHLPIKPGSDVALFNGLLAWLDQTRNTDLRYVARHVTGYEHAVAEARADCPDIETTAEKCGLDTHESADELGSGLGKLETFFNWFAAFERTVTVFSQGVNQSSSGSDKVNSILNCHLATGRVGKPGSNPFSVTGQPNAMGGREVGGLANQLAAHMNPNDPIDVDRVRRFWKSDVLEQGEGYKAVDMFRAIERGEIKAVWIMATNPAVSLPDADRVRLALSRCPLVIVSDVVNDTDTLRHADIKLPAAGWAEKSGTVTNSERRISRQRPFREALGNAKPDWWIMSEVAKAMGFGKAFKYKDPSDIFVEHAALSEFENDGTRAFDIGAWHKARKSVYDSMEPFQWPASRKSQPANGATRLYGDGIFTTSSGRAKMLGLTHSRPQSQTSREYPLIANSGRYRDQWHTMTRTGTAARLSAHRPEPLLEIHPKDAVLYGLSDGGIARIKSQHGTALMRVAITDAQTPGQVFVPMHWNDVFSAAGGIGRLQPPNVDPHSGQPESKHIPITLEPFSAKWQGLLFSSTPVDLSKLPYWVGATGPGSMVFEIAGDAPILFKSLLPITAGRDVEQIIEYSDANKGVHRFARLEGDRITGALFVGPDRPALGRDWVSNLFGANAIAPVERNALLAGRMPDAGAINDRLICSCFSVGLAAISKAISKQNAVTAIDIGRLLQAGTGCGSCVPEIKEILDDVLPRAAE; encoded by the coding sequence ATGCAGGATGAGGTCAAAACAACCTGCCCCTACTGCGGTGTTGGCTGTGGCCTGATCATTTCGCCAACCCGTGACGGATGGGCTGTGGGCGGCGATCCGGATCATCCGGCCAATTTCGGGCGGATATGTTCCAAGGGTGCCGCGCTGATCGATACCATCATGGCCGAGGAACAGCGCGATATTCGCCTGCTGGAACCGGAAGTCGATGGCAAGCAGGTCTCTTGGAATGATGCCATTGGCGAAACGGCAAAGCGCCTGCGCGATACCATCGACCAACATGGCCCGAAATCGGTGGCGTTTTATGTCTCGGGTCAACTTCTGACCGAGGATTACTATGTCGCCAACAAGCTGATCAAAGGCTTCATCGGATCGCCGCATATCGATACCAATTCCCGGCTGTGCATGGCATCAACCGTGGTCGGGCACAAACGGGCGTTTGGCGCGGACGTTGTGCCGGGCTGTTACGAGGATCTTGAAATCGCCGATCTGGTCATTCTGACCGGATCAAATCTGGCATGGTGTCACCCGGTGCTGAACCAGCGCCTGCGCACGGCCAAGGAAAAACACGGCACAAAGATCGTCGTGATTGATCCTAGGCGGACGGCAAGTTGCGATATTGCCGATCTGCACCTGCCGATCAAACCGGGCAGCGACGTTGCCCTGTTTAACGGGTTGCTGGCCTGGCTTGATCAAACTCGCAATACCGATCTTCGTTACGTGGCCCGTCATGTGACCGGCTACGAACACGCCGTGGCAGAAGCACGTGCTGACTGCCCCGATATCGAGACAACCGCAGAAAAATGCGGGCTCGACACCCATGAAAGCGCTGATGAACTCGGCTCGGGTCTGGGAAAACTGGAAACGTTCTTTAACTGGTTTGCGGCCTTTGAACGCACCGTCACCGTGTTCTCGCAAGGGGTAAACCAGTCATCAAGCGGATCGGACAAGGTCAACTCGATCCTGAATTGCCATCTGGCAACAGGGCGCGTCGGAAAGCCGGGTTCAAACCCGTTTTCCGTCACCGGCCAGCCCAATGCCATGGGCGGACGCGAAGTTGGCGGGCTTGCCAATCAATTGGCCGCCCACATGAACCCCAATGACCCGATTGATGTTGATCGCGTACGTCGGTTCTGGAAATCCGATGTTCTTGAACAGGGCGAAGGGTACAAGGCGGTTGATATGTTCCGCGCCATTGAGCGTGGGGAAATCAAGGCTGTATGGATCATGGCGACCAACCCTGCCGTCAGCCTTCCGGATGCCGATCGCGTCCGGCTTGCGCTATCACGTTGTCCGCTTGTGATTGTTTCGGACGTCGTGAACGATACCGATACATTGCGCCATGCTGATATCAAACTCCCCGCTGCCGGTTGGGCCGAAAAATCGGGCACGGTCACCAATTCCGAACGCCGCATTTCGCGCCAACGCCCCTTCCGAGAGGCCCTTGGCAATGCCAAGCCAGACTGGTGGATCATGTCCGAAGTCGCCAAGGCCATGGGCTTTGGCAAGGCGTTTAAATACAAGGACCCAAGCGACATCTTTGTCGAGCACGCCGCCCTGTCGGAATTCGAAAATGATGGCACACGTGCCTTTGATATCGGTGCATGGCACAAGGCCAGAAAATCGGTCTATGACAGTATGGAACCGTTTCAATGGCCGGCCTCGCGCAAATCTCAGCCTGCGAATGGCGCAACCCGTCTTTATGGCGACGGCATCTTCACCACTTCAAGTGGGCGCGCCAAGATGCTTGGCCTTACCCACAGCCGCCCGCAATCTCAAACCAGCCGGGAATATCCACTGATTGCCAATAGCGGCCGTTACCGCGATCAATGGCACACCATGACGCGTACAGGCACTGCCGCGCGCCTCAGCGCGCATCGCCCTGAACCGTTGCTTGAAATTCACCCAAAGGATGCTGTGCTTTACGGCCTTTCTGATGGCGGGATCGCCCGGATCAAAAGCCAGCATGGCACTGCATTGATGCGGGTGGCAATTACGGATGCACAGACACCAGGACAGGTTTTCGTTCCGATGCACTGGAACGATGTCTTTTCGGCCGCGGGTGGGATTGGTCGACTACAGCCCCCCAATGTTGACCCCCACTCCGGCCAACCCGAAAGCAAGCATATCCCGATTACCCTCGAGCCATTTAGCGCCAAATGGCAGGGATTGCTGTTTTCAAGCACACCGGTTGATCTTTCCAAACTGCCCTACTGGGTCGGTGCGACCGGACCGGGCAGCATGGTTTTCGAAATCGCCGGTGATGCCCCGATCCTGTTTAAATCCCTGTTGCCGATTACAGCAGGCAGGGACGTTGAGCAGATCATTGAATATTCCGACGCCAACAAGGGGGTCCATCGGTTTGCCCGCCTTGAGGGTGATCGGATTACCGGGGCGCTGTTTGTCGGCCCGGATCGTCCGGCACTTGGTCGTGACTGGGTTTCAAACCTGTTTGGTGCGAATGCCATCGCGCCGGTTGAACGCAACGCGCTTCTGGCCGGGCGGATGCCCGATGCCGGGGCGATCAATGATCGCCTGATTTGCTCATGCTTCTCGGTTGGTTTGGCCGCAATCAGCAAAGCCATTTCTAAACAGAATGCCGTGACGGCGATCGACATCGGCCGCCTGCTTCAGGCCGGAACAGGATGCGGATCCTGCGTGCCGGAGATAAAGGAGATTCTCGATGACGTATTACCGCGCGCCGCAGAATAG
- a CDS encoding bifunctional precorrin-2 dehydrogenase/sirohydrochlorin ferrochelatase, with the protein MTYYRAPQNSTLNTTASRASTDQPDEKFAYFPAFVKVQGKKVVVLGGGEVAAGKLRLLLRSHADITVIAPEVCDDVANMHKTGQITWERAPFVDTMINGAIMVFDATDNPHLTKRVEAATKRRNILLNVVDKTAQCDFIVPAILDRAPIMITISTGACAPALARMLRQRLETVFPATLSNLAKIARDARETVAAHLNDSLSRQRFWTRFFQNALRTDNTGKVTPDDLAHELRTFVPQGSSATVPSGQSLQVTISANNAYDIPHGVAGNIETADIIFHDKDVAPDILALARRDATLISISPSTDKHGEIPDAGLAISKQIRFFTQQGMNVLRLCRN; encoded by the coding sequence ATGACGTATTACCGCGCGCCGCAGAATAGCACTCTCAACACCACGGCATCTCGGGCAAGCACCGATCAGCCGGACGAAAAATTCGCCTACTTCCCGGCATTTGTGAAAGTGCAGGGCAAGAAGGTTGTCGTACTTGGGGGCGGCGAAGTTGCCGCGGGCAAGCTCCGCCTTCTTTTGCGCAGTCACGCCGATATCACGGTCATTGCGCCTGAAGTGTGCGATGACGTTGCAAACATGCACAAAACCGGTCAGATCACTTGGGAACGCGCCCCGTTTGTCGATACCATGATTAATGGCGCGATCATGGTGTTTGACGCGACGGACAACCCCCATCTGACCAAGCGGGTCGAGGCGGCAACCAAACGACGCAACATCCTTCTGAATGTCGTCGACAAGACCGCGCAATGCGATTTCATTGTGCCCGCCATTCTGGATCGCGCGCCAATCATGATCACGATCTCGACAGGCGCCTGCGCCCCGGCACTGGCACGCATGTTACGGCAACGACTTGAAACCGTGTTCCCGGCAACCTTGTCAAACCTCGCCAAGATCGCCCGTGACGCCCGCGAGACAGTTGCCGCACATTTGAACGACAGCTTGTCTCGACAGCGCTTCTGGACCCGTTTTTTCCAAAACGCCTTGCGCACGGACAACACCGGCAAAGTCACCCCGGATGACCTCGCACATGAACTCCGCACCTTTGTCCCGCAAGGCAGCAGCGCAACCGTGCCGTCCGGCCAATCCTTGCAGGTCACGATCAGCGCCAATAACGCCTATGACATCCCGCACGGTGTTGCCGGCAACATCGAAACGGCAGATATCATTTTCCACGACAAAGATGTTGCACCCGACATCCTTGCCCTGGCCCGCCGGGATGCGACCCTTATCAGCATCAGTCCGTCTACCGACAAACACGGCGAAATACCCGACGCCGGATTGGCGATCAGCAAACAAATCCGGTTCTTCACCCAACAGGGCATGAACGTCCTGCGGCTTTG